Within Thermodesulfobacteriota bacterium, the genomic segment GCACTCCTCGCATATCTTTCTTACTAGCCTTTGGGCTATAACACCTATAACGGAAGTGGAGATGAGGAAAGGTTCTATACCCATCTCTGTGAGTCTCATGAAAGTGCTTGGAGCATCATTTGCGTGCAAAGTTGTGAATACAAGATGGCCGGTAAGAGCAGCCTCAACAGCAATCTTTGCCGTCTCTTGATCTCTAGTTTCGCCAACGAGTATTATGTCGGGGTCCTGCCTGAGAAAAGCCCTAAGTACACGTGCAAAGTCTAGCCCGATGTCGGGATTGACCTGCACTTGGTTTATACCTGGAAGATCGTACTCGATTGGATCTTCCACTGTGGAAATGTTAACCTCCACACTGTTTTTTTCGGAGAGGCAGCTATAAAGGGTTGTTGTCTTTCCAGAACCTGTAGGCCCTGTCACGTAGATTATCCCATACGGTTTGGAAATCATATCCCTCACCAGTTTAAGAATCTCTTTATGGAGAATTAGTTTATCAAGACTCAATATGCTTGCGCTCTTATCAAGGATCCTTGTGCAAACCTTTTCTCCAAATTTCGTCGGGATCGTAGATACCCTAAAGTCTATGGATCTGTCTCCCATTTTGAGGGTGATTCTTCCATCCTGAGGAAGCCTCCTTTCTGTTATGTCCAGTTTGCTTATTATCTTTATCCTGCTTATGAGCGGAAGCGTTACCTTTTTTGGAAGTACCATCTCCTCCCTTAAGACTCCATCGATCCTATATCTCACCCGTAGCGACTTCTCCATTGGTTCTATGTGGATGTCGCTTGCTCCTTTCTTTAAGGCGGTTGCAATGATTGTGTTTGTCAGTCTTACGATAGGTGCACCCTCCGCTTCCCTCGTAAGGTCGGTTATGCCAAGATCCTCATCGGTCTTTTCTTCAAACTCTGCCTCCTTTAGGATGTCTGGGACAGAAGAATCCATTGCTCCAAGAATCGATTCGACATCTAACCCCCTCTTTTCTTGTCTCTTTTTCTCCTCAAGGAGCTTTGGATATTCTTTTTCGAGGAACTCTTTAAAGTCTCCTTCAGATATCACAACTATCTCTATCGCAACGCCTTTTACAAATTTTCTAACCTCATCGAGGGCAAGAAGGTCATTGGGATTCACCATCGCTAAAGTAAGAGTACCGTTGGAGTAAGCGATTGGAAGTATTTTATATCTCGTTATCGTCTGGGGGGGCAAAAGATGAACCACACCGGGGTCAAGTTTGCATTTGGTAAGTGACACAAAACTTATACCTTTTTGCAAGTTCATCGATTCCATCCGCTCAGCCACTATTCGATTCAACGCAATGGAGATGTTCGGGTGGGCTTTCAAAAGTTCTTCAAAATCATTTCTCTCTAAAACAAAAACTTCTGTCTCTTCGGCTGCGACGCAGCTCGCGCTCCTCGGTTTCCCTGTAAGGAGTGCCATCTCACCGAAGCAAGCTCCTGCTCCGAGGCTGGCGATTGTAAGGTCCATTCCGAGAGCTGGTTCTCTTTTTTTCACTTCGACCCTTCCGGATTTTATTATGAACATGGAGTCTCCCGGAGACCCTTCCCTTACTATAGCTGTATTAGGTGGGTAAATTCTCACTTTAAGCTTCTTTGCCAGTTTTTCCAAAGAATCATCATCCAGATCCTTTAAAAGGTCCGACACCCTAAGGGATGCAATTTTCTCTTCTAAAGACGTCATCTTCCGAACCTTCTCTTTCTATGTTGGTAACTCCTTATGGCTCTGAGAAAGTCTATCTTTCGAAAAGCTGGCCAAAGCGCATCACAAAAGTAGAATTCACTGTACGCGCTCTGCCACAAGAGAAATCCGCTTAACCTTATCTCTCCACTTGTCCTTATGATTAAGTCTGGGTCAGGGATGCCGTAAGTGTATAGATACTTTCCAACATCCTCCGTCGTTAACCCTTCAATTATCTTTTCAATGTTCTGAGTCTTTTTCGAAAGAATCGCCTTTTTTACAGCCTCAATTATCTCTTCGCGACCCCCATATCCCAGTGCGATATTAAGGATTCGGTCCTTGTTATCCTTTGTGGACTTTTCCACTATTCGCACAACCTCCTGGAGTCTTACGGGAAGGATACTAGTGTTTCCAAGAATTTTTATCCGGTAACCGTATCTCTTCACCATCGGGTTCTTCGAAAGGTCATAGAGCTTACTTTCGATTATAAAGAGCAGTTTTTCCAGCTCTTCCGGCTCTCTGTAAATATTATCCGTCGAAAGTACCCAGATCGTTACCACTTTTATGTTGAGCTCAGCACACCAGATCAAAAGCTCGTCAACCTTCTGGGCACCCAACTTGTGGCCCATTGAGACATCTGAAAATCCCATCTCTTTGGCGTAGCGTCTATTTCCATCCAGTATCAACGCCACGTGAGCTGGGATTATTCCTTTTAAAACTTGTCTCTCTAAAAATTTTTCGTAAAGATAGTAAATAGGCTTTAAAACGAGGGACATCCTTTAAATTATAGCAGATTATAGGCTACCAAAAATAAAAATTACAAAATTTTCCAAGCCAATTTCATGCAAGCTTGCCTGTTTAGGATGAGAGATTTAGAAGTCGTTCGTGTAGCTCTTTTATATCCTCAATTTGTATCACCTCAATCCCTTTCAATTTAGGCAGACCTTTCGGACCAAACACTTTTTTTATTCCGATCCTAGAACACTCCTTCATCCGGTTTTCTGCGTAGAGAACTCGCCTTATCTCTCCTGTAAGTCCTACCTCCCCGAAGAAGGCAACGTCTTTTTTTATTTTAAAGTCTCCAACACTCGATAGAATCGCGGCAGCAACAGGAAGATCAGCTGCCGGTTCGCCTATTTTTATTCCCCCTGTTATGTTCACGTAGATATCTCTGTCAAAAAAGCTTTTACCCAAGGCTTTCTCCAAAACGGCAGAAAGTATGTATAGTCTATTTAAGTCGTAACCAAGTGCGACCCTTCTGGGATTTGAAAAATTGCTCCTCGGAGTTATAGCTTGGATTTCCACTATGATGGGCCTCGATCCTGAAACATATGGAAAGAGCGCACTTCCTGAGCTTTCGATTTTTTTTTCGCTTATAAAATATTCTGATGGGTTTTTGACGCCTAAAAGTCCCTCTTTCGTCATTTGGAAAATACCGATTTCGTCTACGGGTCCGTATCTATTTTTCGTTACTCTAAGAATTCTATAGGGCAGAATCCTTTCCCCTTCGAAGTATAAGACGGTGTCAACCAGATGCTCTATCATTTTTGGTCCCGCAATCTGTCCCTCTTTTGTGACATGACCTATGAGGATGTGGGCCGTATCTTTCTCTTTAAAGTGTTTTACAAGTTTTATAGATACGTCTTTTAGCTGAGCTATACCCCCAGGGATGGAGGGTACCTCAGGGTTAAATATGGATTGAATTGAGTCAACTATGACAAGATCGTAGCTCGTCTCTTTTGTAGCTTCAATTATATCATGCAAGTTAGATGTTGAGAGGACTGGAAAATTGTACCTCAGATTCAGTCTTTTTTTTCTGGATAAAAGCTGTTTTGGCGACTCCTCACCAGAAACGTAAAGGCATTTATGGTCAATCTCTACGATTCTGGAAGCTATTTGGAAGCAGAGGGTAGTCTTTCCTATTCCCGGATCACCGCCTAGCAACACAGAAGATCCTCTAGTCAGTCCTCCTCCCAAAACCCGGTCCATCTCGTCTATTCCAAGAATTATTCGGTCTTCTTCCACTTCCTCGTCGCAAATAACTAAAGGTTTTTCGCGAAGCTGGGACTCTGCGTTCCTCTTTTGAGAAACCTCTTTTAAGGAGTGCCAGGTCTGGCAATTAGGACACCTTCCAAGCCATCTAACCGATTCGTATCCACAAACTTCACACACGTAGAGACTCTTTTTCACGGTCTTTGGCTTTCGTATATCAGACTATGCAGATTTTTTCATCGTTATCCGTTATAATTCTCACCCTTCCATCTTTATAGACGATGGTATTCTCAATTCCACAAGCCCCCTCCCCTTTAAATACCATTTTTGGTTCTAACGCAAACACAGATCCCTCATCTATAGGATATTCGTGATTTTCAGCAATGAAAGGAGATTCGGAGAGTTCAAGCCCGACTCCATGTCCAACGAATCTGACCTTGAACGGTTCATATCCTAAGTAATTTTCGCCATATCCATACTTTTCCGCTATTTTCTTTCCTATTCTGAAAAGTTCATCGCTCGTTGCTCCCCTGGGAATGAGCTCAAGAATCCTATTCTGGATCTCCCTTGAAACCTCGTATGCGTCGAAAAATTTCTTCGGAATCTTTCCTATGGCAAATATTCGGGTCTGATCAACGTGATAGCCGTGATAGCTGACCCCAAAATCTACAAGAATAGGTTCTCCTTCCCTTATTTTTTTGAAGCTCGCCCCTACCGGAAAGGCAGGTGATAGCCCTAGTCCAGTCATCGGCGAATCTGCAGGACCCACTATACTTCCCGATTCACCACTCAGTATGTGCCATGAGTACGGTTCGTAGTTTAGGGACCTTATCCTCAAGATGCCTTCGTGGCCTAGACTTTTAGCATACGCTTCGAGGATGCCCCCAAGCTCAATCTCTGTCATCCCTTCTTTTAAAACCGAAGGCAAATACTCATAAACCTTCTTTTGGATCTCAGAAGCCTTCTCAAGTAGCATAATCTCAAATTGGGATTTTTTCTTTCTTAGCCGTTTCACAAGATCGGACGAATTTTTGACCTCGCTGAATCCTATGATGTTTTTAAAGTTTACAACATCTAGGTAAGGCATAACATCGATTTGCAGTCCAACAGTTCTAAGAGGAGGGATGTGTCTTTTTATCTCCTTGTAAGAGCTAACCTCCAAAATGTGCTTTAAGGGCGACTCCGCTTTAGCCCTGGATATCTCCCTTTTGACGAAAAGTACCGGTTCTTCGTTCGATGGGACGTAGAGTAACGCATCCTGCATTGTCCCGGAAAGGTAATAGTAGTCTACCTTATAGTGGAAAAAAGCAGCATCCATACTCTCTTTTTCAATGAGTACCCTTAACTTCGTTAGCCTATCTTCTATCTCTTCTTTGGGAGTTAAAATCAGGCGTTCTTCCATTCCGGCTTTCTCTTCTCAAGAAAGGCCCTAATACCCTCCTTTGCGTCGTGTGTGGACATAAGACCTTGCAAGTAGTAAAGCTCAACAACTTTCAGGGCATCCAAAAAGGAAAGACCCAGACTCGCCTTTACTGCCCTTTTAACCCATATTGCGATTGCTCTGCTTTTGTTCAAGTAGTCGGAAAGGTATTTTTCAACTTCCTCTCTGAAATTTTCTGAAGGAAGGACAGTCGTAACTAATCCTATTTCCTTCGCTTCCTTCGCGGAAATGATCTTTCCAGTGAGCAGAAGCTCGTAAGTCTTCTGTAATCCGATTATTCTTGGAAAGTATGCTGCAGCAACCGGAGGAAAAACCCCTACTCCTATTTCTGGCTGTCCGATCCTTGCTTTTTCTGAAGCGATAACAATGTCACAGAAAGCCATAAGTTCGCATCCTCCACCCAAGGCTCTCCCATTCACGCAGGCAACGGTTGTTATGTCAAGTTCGGAAAGATTTCTGAACATCCTATGGAATACCTCTATCATCTCATTTACCTTTTCCTCAGTGTGGTCCTCAACTGATACACCGTCACAGAATGCCTTCTCTCCCGCATGGTCAAAAAGAAGGATCTGAATGGTTGGATCATTCTTCGCATCAATTATCGCATCATTTATCTCTTTCATCATTTCGATAGTGAGCCAATTGGAAGGTGGCGCATTTAGTACGATTCTTGCAACCTTGTCCTTCTTCTCATAAATAATGAACTTATAATTCATTTTGCCCTCCTCTAAAGAAAATAAAAACGGGGGCTTTTAGCCCCCGAATTGAATTCTTTCCACTTAATACCAACATCTTCTACGATGAACCTGAATATCCATTCATGAGCAACGTCTTTTAAAAATCAGGCTTTAATACAACTCTCCTTTCTGGCGATCCTGCCTTATGAATCTCCTCGAACGTCTCAACTATCGTGCTCATCGGTCTTACTTCAACAAAGGGATCTATAACTATCTTCTTATTCAAGACCATATCGAGGACTATGGGATAGTACTCAGGCAAACATCCCCAGGTTCCGATAATCTCAGCGTCGAAGGCCATAAGTCTCGAGATCATATACTCATTCTTTGCGAGACCGAATCCTACAACTATGAGTTTGCTCACAAATGTTATAAGGTCAAGCCCTAGATCTTGGCCCTGCTTCGTTCCAGACACTTCAAAAATTTTCCAACCAGCCGTATCGACGCCATTTTCTTTACAGAAATTCCTCCATTCTCCCACAATGGCTTTGTTGTCCCGATCGAGTGTGCTTATCACGTAGTCACATCCGTATTTGAGAGCCCTTTCCAGTTTCTTTGGGTTTCTGGCTATGCCTATGACGTACTTCGCTCCAAGAGCCTTTGCCATCTGAACCATGTACACTCCGACTCCCCCTGTAGCACCGATAACGATGACATTATCGCCCGGCTGTAAATCGGCCCTTTTAGCCGCCTGAAAAGGCGTCGTTACTGCGTCAGCGATCACCGCAAGCTGCTCCAAGTCGTAACCTTTTCTGTCTCGGACCTCGCAAAGATCTATGGACGGAACGGGGATATGGCTTGCGAAACCTCCGTATATACCCAAGGAGTTTCCAGGCATTTTCTGATTCAAGCATCTATTGCCCCTTCCAGTCTTGCAAAGATAGCATTTTCTGCAAGGCATGACCGCAGGGATTATGACTTCCTTTCCGATCCACTGGGGGTCACCTGCCACGACCCTTCCGCTAATTTCATGGCCAAGGGCGAGTGGCGGTTTACTGACAGTGGGGACTCCGTCATAGAAGTAACCGAGGTCGGTGTGACATACGCCACAACCTGCAACTTCCACTAAGACCTCCCCCTCTTTTAAGTCCGGAACTGGAACTTCTCTAAGCTCAATCCTTCCGGGGATCGTTTCTTTCGTCTCCTTGTTAAAGGTTGTAGGCTGAACCATCTGCCACTGTTTTATAACTTTTGGAACATCAGGCATCTTTACACCTCCTCTTTGATTTGAAAAGCCTCTCCCTTTCGGCTTTTCTATGTAAGACCGTATCCGCCGTCCACACAGAGAAGCTGACCTGTGATGTACCTTGAATCGTCAGAGGCAAAAAAGACAAATGCAGGGGCTACTTCGTCAGGTTCTGCGTACCGACCGAGAAGAATCCTTCTTAAATAAATCTCCCTCAGTTTTTCATCCGTCGTTATCTTTTCAGTCATCTCTGTTGTAACTATTCCGAGACAGATACAGTTTGCAGTCACGTTATACTTTGCAAGCTCCCTCGCCATAGATTTCGTCATGGCCACGACACCGCCCTTTGCTGCACTGTAATTTATCTGACCGATTGTCCCGACAACACCAGCAACGGAAGTGACGTTTATTATTCTGCCGTAGTTCTGTTCCATAAAATATTTCGACGCCGCTTTCACCATGAGCCACGGTCCACGCATATGTACATTCACCACTTCATCCCAGGATTCGACATCCATTTTGTGGAGGAGCGCGGGCCTTGTTATTCCGGCGTTGTTCACAAGGATGTGGACAGTTCCGAAGGCCTCCACACAGGTCTCAACGATTCTTTTCGCATCCTCTTCTAAAGCCACATTTCCCTTAACTGCAACTGCCTTTCCTCCCATCCCCTTTATCATTTCTACCACTTCATTTGCAGCTTTCTCATTACCCGCATAGTTCACAACCACATTGGCTCCTTCTTTCGCGAAGGCAAGGCATACTGCCCTTCCTACGCCTCTTCCACCACCAGTTACTATTGCATTTTTTCCCTGGAGTTTCATGGCTACCCCTTTGAGTTTGTGAAAAATTTTATTTGTGCTATATATAATTTAAAGCTATCACCATGTCAAGAAAAAACGGGAAAAACGACGAATCCTTTCAAAAATCTTCATCTTATTTGGAATGAGATTCTGCCAAAAATCGCCAAGCAGTTTCGTTAATTTGATTTGGATAAAAGAATGTTGTAATTTATCTTTTGTGGGCGGTTAGCTCAGGTGGTCAGAGCGCTGGTCTCACATACCAGAGGTCACAGGTTCGAATCCTGTACTGCCCACCATGAACTATAGGATCTCCGGGGGGAAGAATGGCAGGCCACAGTAAATGGAGTTCTATAAAACATAAAAAAGGCCTTATGGATGCAAAAAGGGGGAAAATTTTTACTAAACTCATAAGAGAGATCATGACTGCCGCACGGCTTGGAGGAGGAAATCCCGAAACAAACGCAAGACTTAGGCTTGCCATTCAACACGCGAAGGCCGAAAACATGCCGAAGGAAAATATAGAGAGGGCAATAAAGAAAGGGATAGGTGCTCAGGAAGGCGGAGAACATTACGAAGAGTGCATTTACGAAGGCTATGGTCCTGGCGGAGTTGCGATCCTCATAGAAACATTGACAGACAACAAAAAGAGGACAACAGCTGAGATAAGGCATATCCTCTCACGGCTCAACGGAAGTCTGGGAGAGGCCGGATGTGTCTCCTGGTTATTCCAAAAAAAGGGTTTCTTCTCATTCGATAAAAGTGTTGTCGACGAAGATAAAATTGTGGAACTTGCACTAGAAGGTGGTGCAGAGGATGTGAAGTCGGACGAAAACGAAATTGAGGTTTACACTGATGTGGCAAGTTTTGAAAAGTTAAAGAAACTCTTCGATGACCATAAAATCCCGTACTTGGTAGCCGAGATCAGCATGATACCTCAAACACTGGTTAAGCTTGAAGGTAAAGATGCTGAAAACATGCTCAAGCTTATGGAAGCATTAGAAGATTCGGATGATGTTCAAAAAGTCTACGCAAACTTCGATATACCGACTGCGGAAATGGAAAGAATCACACAGGGCAAGCTAAGCTCCTAGGCTAGATTATCTAGGATTCAATATAGTCTAAGCCTTTTTACTTCTCCAGTTCTTCCTGAGAACCCGATGTCCTGACCGTTAAGTATGAGTCTTATGCCACCGGCATTTCCGACAAGAAGGTCAAAACCCTCTTTGGCATTTAAAACCACCACATCCTTAGGATTCAACATAAATTCTTTTTTTTCCTTTCCGTCCACCACAACACTCACCCACGTCCTTTCGTGGCATGTGATCACGAGCTTCTTCTCAGTAAAAGGCGTCGTATCAAAAGATGGGCTCTCCGCAAGAGAAGCCCTTTCAACAA encodes:
- a CDS encoding Xaa-Pro peptidase family protein, which encodes MEERLILTPKEEIEDRLTKLRVLIEKESMDAAFFHYKVDYYYLSGTMQDALLYVPSNEEPVLFVKREISRAKAESPLKHILEVSSYKEIKRHIPPLRTVGLQIDVMPYLDVVNFKNIIGFSEVKNSSDLVKRLRKKKSQFEIMLLEKASEIQKKVYEYLPSVLKEGMTEIELGGILEAYAKSLGHEGILRIRSLNYEPYSWHILSGESGSIVGPADSPMTGLGLSPAFPVGASFKKIREGEPILVDFGVSYHGYHVDQTRIFAIGKIPKKFFDAYEVSREIQNRILELIPRGATSDELFRIGKKIAEKYGYGENYLGYEPFKVRFVGHGVGLELSESPFIAENHEYPIDEGSVFALEPKMVFKGEGACGIENTIVYKDGRVRIITDNDEKICIV
- a CDS encoding YebC/PmpR family DNA-binding transcriptional regulator, which translates into the protein MAGHSKWSSIKHKKGLMDAKRGKIFTKLIREIMTAARLGGGNPETNARLRLAIQHAKAENMPKENIERAIKKGIGAQEGGEHYEECIYEGYGPGGVAILIETLTDNKKRTTAEIRHILSRLNGSLGEAGCVSWLFQKKGFFSFDKSVVDEDKIVELALEGGAEDVKSDENEIEVYTDVASFEKLKKLFDDHKIPYLVAEISMIPQTLVKLEGKDAENMLKLMEALEDSDDVQKVYANFDIPTAEMERITQGKLSS
- a CDS encoding 3-oxoacyl-ACP reductase FabG, whose product is MKLQGKNAIVTGGGRGVGRAVCLAFAKEGANVVVNYAGNEKAANEVVEMIKGMGGKAVAVKGNVALEEDAKRIVETCVEAFGTVHILVNNAGITRPALLHKMDVESWDEVVNVHMRGPWLMVKAASKYFMEQNYGRIINVTSVAGVVGTIGQINYSAAKGGVVAMTKSMARELAKYNVTANCICLGIVTTEMTEKITTDEKLREIYLRRILLGRYAEPDEVAPAFVFFASDDSRYITGQLLCVDGGYGLT
- a CDS encoding ATPase, T2SS/T4P/T4SS family, with the translated sequence MTSLEEKIASLRVSDLLKDLDDDSLEKLAKKLKVRIYPPNTAIVREGSPGDSMFIIKSGRVEVKKREPALGMDLTIASLGAGACFGEMALLTGKPRSASCVAAEETEVFVLERNDFEELLKAHPNISIALNRIVAERMESMNLQKGISFVSLTKCKLDPGVVHLLPPQTITRYKILPIAYSNGTLTLAMVNPNDLLALDEVRKFVKGVAIEIVVISEGDFKEFLEKEYPKLLEEKKRQEKRGLDVESILGAMDSSVPDILKEAEFEEKTDEDLGITDLTREAEGAPIVRLTNTIIATALKKGASDIHIEPMEKSLRVRYRIDGVLREEMVLPKKVTLPLISRIKIISKLDITERRLPQDGRITLKMGDRSIDFRVSTIPTKFGEKVCTRILDKSASILSLDKLILHKEILKLVRDMISKPYGIIYVTGPTGSGKTTTLYSCLSEKNSVEVNISTVEDPIEYDLPGINQVQVNPDIGLDFARVLRAFLRQDPDIILVGETRDQETAKIAVEAALTGHLVFTTLHANDAPSTFMRLTEMGIEPFLISTSVIGVIAQRLVRKICEEC
- the uppS gene encoding polyprenyl diphosphate synthase, producing MSLVLKPIYYLYEKFLERQVLKGIIPAHVALILDGNRRYAKEMGFSDVSMGHKLGAQKVDELLIWCAELNIKVVTIWVLSTDNIYREPEELEKLLFIIESKLYDLSKNPMVKRYGYRIKILGNTSILPVRLQEVVRIVEKSTKDNKDRILNIALGYGGREEIIEAVKKAILSKKTQNIEKIIEGLTTEDVGKYLYTYGIPDPDLIIRTSGEIRLSGFLLWQSAYSEFYFCDALWPAFRKIDFLRAIRSYQHRKRRFGR
- the had gene encoding 6-hydroxycyclohex-1-ene-1-carbonyl-CoA dehydrogenase — translated: MPDVPKVIKQWQMVQPTTFNKETKETIPGRIELREVPVPDLKEGEVLVEVAGCGVCHTDLGYFYDGVPTVSKPPLALGHEISGRVVAGDPQWIGKEVIIPAVMPCRKCYLCKTGRGNRCLNQKMPGNSLGIYGGFASHIPVPSIDLCEVRDRKGYDLEQLAVIADAVTTPFQAAKRADLQPGDNVIVIGATGGVGVYMVQMAKALGAKYVIGIARNPKKLERALKYGCDYVISTLDRDNKAIVGEWRNFCKENGVDTAGWKIFEVSGTKQGQDLGLDLITFVSKLIVVGFGLAKNEYMISRLMAFDAEIIGTWGCLPEYYPIVLDMVLNKKIVIDPFVEVRPMSTIVETFEEIHKAGSPERRVVLKPDF
- the radA gene encoding DNA repair protein RadA — protein: MKKSLYVCEVCGYESVRWLGRCPNCQTWHSLKEVSQKRNAESQLREKPLVICDEEVEEDRIILGIDEMDRVLGGGLTRGSSVLLGGDPGIGKTTLCFQIASRIVEIDHKCLYVSGEESPKQLLSRKKRLNLRYNFPVLSTSNLHDIIEATKETSYDLVIVDSIQSIFNPEVPSIPGGIAQLKDVSIKLVKHFKEKDTAHILIGHVTKEGQIAGPKMIEHLVDTVLYFEGERILPYRILRVTKNRYGPVDEIGIFQMTKEGLLGVKNPSEYFISEKKIESSGSALFPYVSGSRPIIVEIQAITPRSNFSNPRRVALGYDLNRLYILSAVLEKALGKSFFDRDIYVNITGGIKIGEPAADLPVAAAILSSVGDFKIKKDVAFFGEVGLTGEIRRVLYAENRMKECSRIGIKKVFGPKGLPKLKGIEVIQIEDIKELHERLLNLSS
- a CDS encoding enoyl-CoA hydratase/isomerase family protein, whose amino-acid sequence is MNYKFIIYEKKDKVARIVLNAPPSNWLTIEMMKEINDAIIDAKNDPTIQILLFDHAGEKAFCDGVSVEDHTEEKVNEMIEVFHRMFRNLSELDITTVACVNGRALGGGCELMAFCDIVIASEKARIGQPEIGVGVFPPVAAAYFPRIIGLQKTYELLLTGKIISAKEAKEIGLVTTVLPSENFREEVEKYLSDYLNKSRAIAIWVKRAVKASLGLSFLDALKVVELYYLQGLMSTHDAKEGIRAFLEKRKPEWKNA